A genomic region of Corticium candelabrum chromosome 22, ooCorCand1.1, whole genome shotgun sequence contains the following coding sequences:
- the LOC134197771 gene encoding epidermal growth factor-like protein 7 — protein MDYRLPFLAAIALAACFLSQSRAGPNECAYDYYTTASSRSKERSRYYSKCGWLNLSRCTRTRYYYYTSYYSTRATRQDCCSGWKKNSNGQCIVPICNPSCQHGGTCYHPNTCRCRDTDEFYGEKNYCNLTCPYIPKCKMEQCTSPHIMASVGNAIRMPVRLPSHTKCLQTERNVFFAVLG, from the exons ATGGACTATCGTTTACCTTTCCTAGCAGCGATTGCTCTTGCAGCTTGTTTTCTGTCTCAGTCAAGAGCTGGTCCGAATGAATGCGC ATACGATTACTACACGACTGCATCGAGTCGAAGCAAAGAAAGATCAAGGTACTATTCTAAATGTGGTTGGTTGAATCTCAGTCGATGTACAAGAACGAG atattattattatacttCCTATTACTCTACCCGAGCAACTCGTCAAGATTGTTGTAGCGGATGGAAAAAGAATTCGAATGGACAGTGTATAGTTC CAATATGTAATCCGAGCTGTCAACATGGTGGCACGTGCTATCACCCGAATACGTGCAGATGCAGAGATACCGACGAATTTTATGGAGAAAAAAATTATTGCAACCTCA CATGCCCGTATATTCCGAAATGTAAAATGGAGCAGTGCACGAGTCCTCATATAATGGCAAGTGTCGGGAATGCCATTCGAATGCCAGTCCGACTTCCATCGCATACGAAATGTCTCCAAACAGAGAGAAATGTGTTT TTCGCTGTTCTTGGTTGA
- the LOC134196977 gene encoding uncharacterized protein LOC134196977: protein MGGPQLLSTDLLKSGVPLYFTVTASNSQGKSSSATCSIPTYDTTPPGGRVEQSHDISSHPWTLSALLVVHDDSKLENAGWVSVGLGIGQSNVIGRYPFSFKAVGVNHEASDSLGHFAQPRLGRLITPSVATTTVISPLKCADFCLSYGVQCVSFDYNYHSDECVILQAVEGPLVEKRVSGSFHNFERIGVGYTAWYEHTNMTLTHGEIYYFNAEVTNVLGYSQLMSSKGTLLDFTPPLPGELGNVKYDVIEAAQCKASFVQRCVEVTPWANHRIIIDGDGARTVFNGHEPFSDLKYTRYNNFIGCNFRGFHDDESGIYKYTWAVGKRPLLVDVFDYEDPHAHLHDERHWSHSGTKLISLADGHYFITVQAVNNVVFGGSLVTEVGHSTPYIVDTVPPEVRSVHGLKYDEDTRLLQLEYNTSDAMSGVREIDFALGRTVHDTDLHSWDRHGNLTMLMVVIKVPDGVPAWVRIRAIDNVYLMAVGHSHHPLVIDRTPPVSGYVYDGRHYGRDATYSAVNNTICVNWDNFHDEESGLAEFADVGVGSAPGLTNVVAFRKVPYKEKEVCFRATLVHSYSYYSTIVVYNQGHKQLSVNDTSDGVLVDMTNPVRGWVKDGLDPAEDIVYSYIDSAAYCNWNGFHDPESDIDRYEIQSFVSGTPYPVRSVGLDTQSVDTSVSLKHGDTVRSVLTAVNGAERRTTVSTNGYVIDKSPPLLISIGFEGSRKGIPFFQADLSMITIAWAYEDPESGIKSYQVAIYELHHGSNQAIYPSQGDWADVSKQGSDGTVNRLVVSNLVLTSGAEYVVKVKATNNAKLAVSHTSEPMTVDSTPPVVAWIVVGNLDGSDEKMDALDRVVHSDKHGIKASWHGSDPESGIASYWIAVGTSVGASDASGGWRDVGFRTSAYIDRLSLSLTDETSQQPLYFVTVKARNTAGLGSKSLTSKAIVVVEADVAGVVLDGPDTTDAVFQRQSDTVTAQFTPFSSKRCGGISKYEWAIGTSPLDDDLQPFSRVGIVVGSDDSGFGQVPFQLENGKTIYSTVKATTKCGNSLMTSSSGVTPDTSPPQIQFTQLATVDASNVSSGSSVYVYSAASVDAIWNGVDAESGVVLYTWSSSSTPTDFRSGKVNYTTGLQTTNGDLIRQPNGVPHFLWVEAENRVTYRQSITSLGVVVDSSPPSVGPLHCPNAISNLVSDLQCCWHGMNDLESGIVSFRMTLSFDKGRVLAVSSLLPADASCCSLSLEKVSITNGSHLVTLEAVNGIQRSSFVYATVIVDVSAPTVGNIRHLSDEYRYVSGRGNTIQGTVQCQSSETEIHVTWDEFIDTETSVTRYDVAVGDYPGSTSMRQFESVGLSTKVRIDHLQLRHGSTAYVAVRGFNSAGLSSVAVSDGVVINSKSFMSVWDGLEEDIDFQPSTSVIAASWSHNVACAVMSLSWAIYRVDDLLVQPFTDIPVDSLMDIAEELSLRNEERYYVVVRLVTALGETVVERSDGVTVDIESPVPGQVFDGADDGVDANYQASVTALSATWLPFGLPGSSSPSQQIVRYEVALGSDDRYSLTRINVVPFTVVGLNRSVTFRDLNLIPLSQQYFFTVRAFSKTGAMSAVTSNGIYVGYGNPVFAGSIHVDMFSNSSSSLTARWDGFSSDLPILFYEWAISSNPVNVSKCPLSVKTYWRDNEVDSLFDVKRFVNVGLDTVATVSNLNLYHNQSYYVTVRATNEALRCISSTSLPILIDLTPPTLGIVMAGFETDLGASYIQSTSEIAVTWKDFSDSESGITLYEVSLWSKESCSESDDTRKLKQLVGYLSVGNATSYVYKQLSLDSLTPYYVLVMATNGAGSKRISSSKPVLVDISPPSIGQVKDGSDWMNDKVFQSSLDTLEATFTVAYTEDQLLCPSREYDMSNNLVFQDWMVYIGSSIGNIPTYDTISFTSDQLSVEQGGLKIGWVRERGKVHLRSGAVYTTSGMVADGSFLVEMKTARGKATLTSVVLWDGPQNTIGDLEAPERVQDTADVTTENLNLSDSSASGSGSGSGSNLSSNIGRKPIVILPDGRDTNRNNSDFADTKSGETEYDAAAPSIGFQVMGESEASEIGLGQNDFYLLFWCRFPNDEEAAKLQWVELGFDPTSEYHTYAIGTRKEQIEGSVEWAAELYVDNELRSVLTGIPQLSDNTTFSIAVRTSRGFVAPLGDPFQPPSSFALIRRASLPAVGSHPCYYGEPFRDFDSPILFIESCISSEPSGTCDVIPFRRKGSVCVACREPCDRYSCFADCDFSHVAVRFYQIVNLTLSAGIITQKSNDVQTSDYTFRPSVYYFVLRVINAAGVASVSVSDGVVIDTTAAICSAVYQVDPSWSLTEPAQYQGTNTSIAAFWECSDNISGIVEYSWSIATNLTSDDQPFTSVGMATSALRENLVLHQKSTYYVSVRTHNGAQLFSTWHGEGITVDVEPPDVSNTSVWTTFSEGWLNVSDILCTDKGDRLGIAWTSIDDDDVELIEWRVGYEEEGDDLLPSVTVGVGGNASHAEVLNGKILIGQETTLNLSDVRAVQKKAFQRENRDRNFLNVEPGRFMYHSWTARSRSHKESPLPGPKVALKRSHDKVAVGPTSPMDSIRLSPPDEAVDQSRVVIEGLEVGDGGVVIMGVLNRSDLQKEFGSSAVIEYQSYIQNPEQTRHETSRRLTSRFHESLGISVFVSPLKPGDISGPFELKLPFNASDSWKDETPEILFWDPSSRIWRINSRFSCPRPTFFDWTNGLLSVQVCSTWSSTKTDRGKRSATGTGYLEQPTQFALARIGSQFVNTAPTIPSSRLQLSMKEDDRLSVRLIYTDEENDRVIFRLTNERASLFDAVSLSDDGLLEVVPCANCYGSAVIHYTITETDLPEGQPLSSTGSVRITVEPQQDAPILYYNTMIGDKIQIVEEKAVVNLLVDQDKVEDTSVSLQIAVLDPDRDDHLNVLIKSPSVGDVAVIETVSLANSSSPFEYILIDSTQTPPPVFKEFLLNYTVSNDYHGMVDVQVLAQDQNVSYSNLLTVRIFILSMPCRNNATCRGNMSDPHCQSSSRAFSYEGYICVCQAGYTGFFCETDVDECASDPCGVGYECVDFLDGFACVSEISTGSKSSFDAGHIVAICVTLLVLLIGVIIVWLVWRKWHRVSTFKRKSGMSESGVILQNADAVKREDVPMTPLPPHCTGEPGERPEQPDIVEFDQDIKETPLQLSDNNEVEEATYETLDEVEVEGAKEAVGGKAAEPVYNSDDAYLDPREQRDDDFLINPLYGVVTDSQF, encoded by the exons ATGGGCGGTCCGCAACTGTTGTCGACCGATTTGTTGAAGTCAGGTGTTCCTCTCTACTTTACAGTGACGGCGTCGAATAGTCAAGGAAAGTCTTCATCAGCGACATGTTCTATACCAACTTACGATACGACACCCCCGGGAGGTCGCGTTGAACAGTCGCACGACATAAGCAGTCATCCGTGGACGTTATCTGCTCTTCTCGTCGTCCACGACGATTCCAAGCTAGAGAACGCAGGTTGGGTAAGCGTCGGACTCGGAATAGGACAATCAAACGTTATCGGTCGCTACCCGTTCTCATTTAAAGCCGTCGGAGTCAACCACGAGGCGAGCGACTCTCTAGGACACTTTGCTCAACCCCGACTGGGGCGTCTAATTACCCCTTCGGTCGCCACGACTACCGTTATTAGCCCATTGAAGTGTGCTGACTTCTGTCTTTCATACGGGGTACAGTGCGTTTCATTCGACTACAACTACCACTCGGACGAATGCGTGATTCTGCAGGCGGTCGAAGGACCTCTGGTTGAGAAAAGAGTCAGCGGTTCTTTTCACAATTTTGAACGCATTGGCGTCGGATATACCGCCTGGTATGAGCACACAAATATGACTCTAACACACGGAGAAATCTATTATTTCAATGCCGAGGTGACAAATGTTTTGGGTTATTCTCAACTGATGTCTTCCAAAGGAACGCTATTAGATTTCACGCCGCCATTACCCGGTGAATTGGGTAATGTAAAGTATGACGTCATCGAGGCAGCACAGTGTAAAGCATCGTTTGTACAGCGATGCGTTGAGGTTACTCCTTGGGCTAATCACAG aaTCATCATAGACGGCGACGGTGCTCGGACAGTCTTCAACGGTCACGAACCGTTTTCAGATCTGAAGTACACAAGATACAATAACTTTATTGGCT GTAACTTTCGAGGATTTCACGACGACGAGTCTGGGATTTACAAATACACGTGGGCGGTCGGAAAGCGACCACTTCTGGTCGACGTTTTCGATTACGAGGATCCTCACGCACATTTACACGACGAACGCCACTGGAGCCATTCTGGAACTAAGTTGATTAGTCTAGCGGATGGTCACTACTTTATAACAGTGCAGGCGGTCAATAACGTTGTGTTTGGAGGGTCGTTGGTGACCGAGGTCGGACACAGCACGCCGTACATTGTAGATACGGTTCCACCCGAGGTTCGCTCCGTGCACGGATTGAAATACGACGAGGATACTCGCTTGCTGCAATTGGAGTACAACACGAG TGATGCCATGTCTGGTGTTCGTGAGATAGACTTCGCTCTGGGCAGGACGGTTCACGACACGGATCTGCACAGTTGGGATAGGCACGGTAATCTGACAATGCTGATGGTTGTTATCAAAGTACCAGACGGTGTTCCCGCTTGGGTCCGCATTCGCGCCATCGACAACG TCTATTTGATGGCTGTTGGTCATTCGCATCATCCTCTCGTCATCGATCGTACGCCACCGGTGAGTGGCTACGTGTATGACGGTCGTCATTACGGTCGTGATGCAACCTATTCTGCCGTCAATAACACGATTTGTGTCAACTGGGATAATTTCCATGACGAGGAGAGCGGATTGGCCGAGTTTGCTGACGTGGGAGTGGGCAGTGCTCCGGGACTTACCAACGTGGTGGCATTTCGAAAGGTCCCGTACAAGGAAAAAGAAGTATGCTTTCGAGCAACACTGGTGCACTCTTACTCGTATTACTCGACCATTGTAGTTTACAATCAAGGCCACAAGCAGTTAAGTGTCAACGACACATCGGACGGAG TTTTAGTTGATATGACCAATCCTGTTAGAGGATGGGTAAAGGACGGTTTAGATCCGGCAGAAGATATTGTCTACTCATATATCGACAGTGCTGCGTATTGCAACTGGAACGGCTTTCACGATCCCGAATCTGACATCGATCGATACGAAATTCAGTCTTTTGTCTCGGGTACTCCGTACCCAGTGCGGTCTGTTGGTCTGGACACACAATCAGTGGACACCTCGGTTAGCTTAAAGCACGGAGATACCGTTCGTAGTGTCCTGACTGCCGTTAACGGTGCTGAACGTCGCACAACCGTTTCCACAAACGGTTATGTCATAGATAAATCTCCGCCTCTTTTGATAAGCATTGGATTTGAAGGATCTCGCAAGGGAATTCCATTTTTTCAAGCAGATCTCAGTATGATCACCATTGCGTGGGCTTACGAGGACCCAGAGTCCGGTATCAAGTCGTACCAAGTCGCAATCTATGAACTACATCACGGTAGTAATCAAGCCATTTATCCAAGTCAAGGAGATTGGGCGGATGTTTCGAAACAGGGCAGTGATGGTACAGTCAACCGACTCGTTGTCTCTAATTTGGTTCTAACGAGTGGAGCCGAGTATGTGGTAAAGGTGAAAGCTACAAATAACGCAAAACTTGCAGTGAGCCACACAAGTGAACCGATGACGGTCGACAGCACTCCTCCGGTCGTCGCATGGATTGTGGTTGGAAATCTTGACGGATCAGATGAGAAGATGGATGCTCTAGACCGAGTTGTGCACTCTGATAAGCACGGAATAAAAGCATCATGGCATGGTAGTGATCCCGAGAGTGGTATAGCTTCTTACTGGATCGCCGTGGGCACATCCGTTGGAGCATCAGATGCCAGTGGTGGTTGGCGTGATGTTGGATTTCGAACGAGTGCTTACATAGATCGTCTATCACTCTCTCTAACTGATGAAACCAGTCAGCAACCTTTGTACTTTGTGACCGTCAAGGCACGCAACACAGCCGGTTTGGGGTCGAAGAGTTTGACTTCGAAAGCAATAGTCGTAGTGGAGGCTGACGTTGCGGGGGTTGTGTTGGATGGTCCTGATACGACCGATGCCGTGTTTCAACGGCAGTCCGATACTGTTACTGCTCAGTTTACGCCATTTTCTAGCAAACGTTGTGGTGGTATTTCCAAATACGAATGGGCTATAGGGACTTCACCTCTGGATGATGATCTACAGCCTTTCTCGAGAGTTGGTATTGTAGTTGGGAGCGACGATAGTGGCTTTGGTCAAGTGCCGTTTCAACTAGAGAATGGAAAAACAATATATTCAACCGTCAAGGCCACGACTAAATGCGGAAATAGTCTCATGACTTCTTCAAGTGGTGTCACTCCGGACACTTCACCTCCGCAGATTCAATTTACTCAACTGGCGACTGTGGATGCAAGCAACGTCAGCTCCGGCTCGTCGGTGTATGTTTACTCTGCAGCTTCTGTTGATGCTATTTGGAACGGTGTTGATGCGGAGAGTGGGGTAGTTTTGTATACTTGGTCTTCTTCTTCGACTCCGACAGATTTCCGAAGCGGAAAAGTCAATTATACTACTGGTCTTCAAACTACTAATGGGGATTTGATTCGTCAGCCTAACGGTGTGCCACACTTTCTGTGGGTTGAAGCAGAGAATCGTGTCACATACAGACAATCGATTACCAGTTTAGGTGTCGTTGTAGATAGCAGTCCACCTTCGGTGGGACCGTTACATTGTCCCAACGCTATATCCAATTTGGTTTCTGATCTACAGTGTTGCTGGCACGGCATGAATGATTTAGAGAGTGGCATCGTGTCCTTTCGTATGACATTGTCTTTTGATAAAGGCCGTGTGCTGGCTGTTTCTTCTTTATTGCCAGCAGATGCTTCGTGTTGCTCGTTGTCTTTGGAGAAAGTCTCCATCACTAATGGATCACATCTGGTGACTCTGGAAGCTGTAAATGGCATTCAACGTAGCTCGTTTGTATATGCGACGGTAATTGTAGATGTTTCAGCACCGACTGTTGGGAATATACGACATCTTTCGGATGAGTACCGTTACGTAAGTGGCAGAGGCAACACAATTCAAGGTACAGTGCAGTGCCAAAGCTCTGAAACAGAGATACACGTCACATGGGATGAGTTTATTGACACGGAAACATCTGTTACTAG ATACGATGTTGCGGTCGGAGACTACCCGGGTTCGACTTCTATGAGACAGTTTGAATCTGTGGGACTCTCTACGAAGGTTCGTATTGATCACCTGCAGTTACGTCACGGATCAACTGCGTATGTTGCCGTCCGAGGATTCAACAGTGCTGGCTTATCGTCCGTTGCAGTTTCAGATGGAGTCGTAATCAATTCGAAATCTTTTATGTCGGTTTGGGATGGTTTGGAAGAAGACATTGACTTTCAGCCGTCGACATCCGTTATTGCTGCTTCTTGGTCACACAATGTAGCATGTGCCGTCATGAGTCTATCTTGGGCAATATATCGAGTTGATGATCTGCTGGTACAGCCGTTTACTGATATACCTGTTGATTCACTCATGGATATAGCAGAAGAGCTTAGTCTCCGGAATGAAGAGCGTTACTACGTTGTCGTTCGACTTGTGACCGCGTTGGGTGAGACTGTCGTGGAACGATCGGATGGTGTGACTGTCGATATCGAGTCTCCGGTTCCGGGTCAAGTGTTCGATGGGGCAGATGATGGAGTGGACGCCAACTATCAGGCATCCGTCACTGCACTGAGTGCGACCTGGTTGCCTTTTGGACTTCCAGGATCATCGTCACCCAGTCAGCAGATAGTGCGATATGAGGTGGCATTGGGATCTGATGATCGGTATTCGCTTACTAGGATCAACGTTGTTCCTTTCACGGTCGTTGGTCTCAACAGATCGGTCACTTTTCGTGATCTCAACTTGATTCCTCTTAGCCAACAATACTTCTTTACTGTACGAGCATTCAGCAAGACTGGAGCAATGTCGGCGGTTACATCTAATGGTATATATGTTGGATATGGAAATCCAGTATTTGCAGGCTCAATACACGTGGATATGTTTAGTAACTCATCTTCTTCACTGACTGCTCGTTGGGATGGATTCTCTTCGGATCTACCGATTCTCTTTTATGAGTGGGCGATTTCTAGTAATCCTGTGAACGTGTCCAAGTGTCCACTGAGCGTGAAGACGTATTGGCGAGATAATGAAGTAGACAGTCTCTTTGATGTAAAGCGTTTTGTCAATGTTGGACTCGACACGGTGGCCACTGTCAGCAACTTGAATTTGTATCACAATCAGAGTTACTATGTTACAGTACGAGCAACCAACGAAGCCCTCCGTTGCATCTCGTCCACCTCTCTTCCTATTCTGATCGATTTGACGCCTCCCACTCTTGGCATTGTGATGGCAGGATTCGAAACAGATCTCGGTGCGTCGTATATTCAGTCGACGAGTGAAATTGCGGTCACGTGGAAAGACTTTAGCGACAGCGAGAGTGGAATCACTCTCTACGAGGTGTCACTATGGAGCAAAGAGAGCTGTTCCGAGTCTGATGATACACGAAAATTGAAGCAATTAGTTGGCTATCTATCTGTTGGCAATGCTACGTCGTACGTATACAAGCAGTTATCACTAGACAGTTTGACGCCATACTATGTATTAGTGATGGCAACGAATGGAGCTGGTTCGAAGCGAATTTCGTCTTCCAAACCTGTATTGGTAGATATCAGTCCACCTTCTATTGGACAAGTCAAAGACGGAAGTGATTGGATGAATGACAAAGTGTTTCAGTCGTCATTAGACACTCTGGAAGCTACATTTACTGTGGCTTACACTGAAGACCAACTTTTGTGTCCAAGCCGAGAATACGATATGTCCAACAACTTGGTCTTTCAAGACTGGATGGTTTACATTGGCAGCTCGATTGGCAACATTCCAACTTACGATACCATATCGTTCACGTCAGATCAATTGAGTGTAGAGCAGGGTGGGTTGAAAATTGGATGGGTGAGAGAAAGAGGAAAAGTGCATCTGCGCTCTGGTGCTGTTTACACCACTTCTGGTATGGTGGCCGATGGCTCGTTTTTGGTCGAAATGAAGACAGCTAGAGGTAAGGCGACTTTAACAAGCGTCGTCCTTTGGGATGGTCCACAGAACACCATTGGAGACTTAGAAGCACCTGAGAGGGTCCAAGACACCGCTGACGTAACAACTGAAAACCTTAATTTATCAGATAGTTCTGCTTCAGGCTCTGGTTCTGGTTCTGGTTCAAATTTGTCTTCTAATATCGGCAGGAAACCTATCGTTATACTACCGGATGGAAGGGACACTAATAGAAACAACAGTGATTTTGCAGACACAAAAAGTGGTGAGACTGAATATGATGCTGCTGCTCCGAGTATTGGATTCCAGGTGATGGGAGAAAGTGAGGCTTCCGAAATCGGGTTAGGGCAGAATGACTTCTATCTGCTGTTTTGGTGCCGATTCCCGAACGATGAAGAAGCGGCTAAATTGCAGTGGGTTGAGTTAGGATTTGATCCTACCAGCGAATACCACACTTATGCAATAGGCACGAGAAAAGAGCAAATAGAAGGCTCCGTAGAATGGGCTGCAGAGCTTTACGTTGACAACGAGCTCAGATCTGTGCTGACGGGAATTCCTCAGTTGAGTGACAACACAACGTTTTCTATTGCTGTTCGTACGTCCCGAGGGTTTGTCGCTCCTCTAGGTGATCCGTTTCAGCCACCGTCTTCTTTTGCTCTTATTCGTCGTGCGAGTCTGCCAGCTGTAGGATCGCATCCTTGTTACTACGGGGAACCGTTTCGAGACTTTGACAGccccattttgtttattgAGTCGTGCATCAGCTCAGAACCGTCCGGCACTTGTGACGTCATTCCGTTTCGTCGAAAGGGGTCggtgtgtgttgcttgtagAGAACCATGTGATCGATACAGCTGCTTTGCTGATTGCGATTTTAGTCATGTGGCAGTCCGCTTTTATCAAATTGTTAATTTGACTTTGTCGGCTGGAATTATCACTCAAAAGTCAAATGACGTTCAAACGTCAGACTATACATTCCGTCCTTCAGTATATTACTTTGTGTTGAGAGTAATTAATGCTGCTGGTGTGGCTTCCGTTTCTGTGTCGGATGGAGTAGTGATCGACACGACAGCTGCCATATGCTCTGCTGTCTATCAAGTTGATCCATCGTGGTCATTGACCGAACCAGCACAATATCAAGGAACTAACACGTCGATTGCAGCTTTCTGGGAGTGCAGTGACAATATTAGTGGTATCGTCGAGTATTCGTGGTCTATAGCCACTAATCTTACATCCGATGATCAGCCATTTACTTCGGTTGGAATGGCAACAAGTGCATTGAGAGAGAACCTTGTTTTACATCAAAAGTCAACTTATTATGTGTCGGTTAGAACTCACAACGGTGCTCAACTGTTTAGCACGTGGCACGGTGAAGGTATAACAGTTGACGTCGAGCCACCGGATGTTTCTAATACGAGCGTGTGGACCACGTTTTCGGAGGGATGGCTGAATGTGTCGGACATACTTTGCACTGATAAAGGTGACAGACTGGGAATTGCATGGACCAGCatagatgatgatgatgtggaGCTAATAG AGTGGCGTGTCGGGTATGAGGAGGAAGGAGACGATCTGTTACCTTCTGTGACCGTTGGCGTTGGGGGAAACGCGTCTCACGCAGAAGTGTTAAACGGGAAGATCCTTATTGGCCAGGAGACAACTTTAAATCTGTCAGATGTTCGAGCTGTGCAGAAGAAAGCTTTTCAGAGAGAGAATCGCGATAGAAACTTTCTCAACGTCGAGCCTGGTCGTTTTATGTATCACTCGTGGACAGCTCGCAGCCGCTCTCACAAGGAGTCTCCCCTTCCAGGACCGAAAGTAGCATTAAAAC GGTCTCATGACAAGGTTGCTGTTGGGCCAACTTCACCAATGGATTCAATTCGACTTTCACCGCCAGACGAAGCGGTGGATCAAAGCCGTGTGGTGATTGAGGGTCTAG AGGTAGGTGATGGTGGCGTCGTGATTATGGGTGTTCTAAATCGGTCGGATCTACAAAAGGAGTTTGGATCGTCAGCAGTTATTGAATATCAGTCATATATACAGAATCCTGAACAGACCAGACATGAGACGTCCCGCAGACTTACATCTAG GTTCCACGAGTCTTTGGGCATAAGCGTCTTCGTGTCACCTCTAAAACCGGGTGATATTAGTGGTCCGTTTGAGTTGAAACTACCATTTAATGCAAGTGATAGCTGGAAAGATGAAACACCCGAAATTCTCTTCTGGGATCCAA gcAGTCGTATATGGAGAATTAACAGTCGTTTTTCGTGTCCAAGGCCAACGTTTTTCGACTGGACTAATGGATTGCTGTCTGTACAG GTTTGTAGCACTTGGAGCTCAACCAAAACAGATAGAGGAAAGAGGAGTGCAACCGGCACCGGATATTTAGAGCAACCTACTCAGTTTGCTCTTGCGAGAATTGGTAGTCAGTTTGTAAACACGGCACCAACAATTCCCAGTTCTCGCCTTCAACTGTCGATGAAAGAAGATGATCGTCTGTCTGTACGCTTGATATACACAGATGAGGAAAACGATAGAGTTATTTTTCGTCTAACTAATGAACGAGCTTCCTTATTTGACGCAGTTTCATTGTCTGACGACGGACTGTTGGAGGTAGTTCCCTGTGCTAACTGCTATGGATCTGCTGTGATCCACTACACCATTACAGAGACGGATCTTCCAGAGGGCCAGCCGCTATCATCTACGGGCAGCGTTCGAATAACAGTCGAGCCCCAGCAAGACGCACCTATCCTCTACTATAACACAATGATTGGAGATAAAATCCAAATAGTAGAAGAAAAGGCTGTTGTCAATTTGCTTGTGGACCAGGACAAAGTTGAGGACACATCCGTGTCTCTACAAATAGCAGTACTTGATCCAGATCGCGATGACCATCTAAATGTGTTGATAAAGTCACCATCGGTTGGTGATGTCGCTGTAATCGAGACGGTGTCACTCGCAAATTCGTCATCTCCGTTTGAGTACATATTGATAGACTCAACACAGACTCCTCCTCCTGTGTTTAAAGAGTTCTTGCTCAACTATACTGTTTCTAATGATTATCACGGAATGGTCGATGTTCAAGTGTTGGCTCAAGATCAGAACGTTTCGTACAGTAACCTGCTGACTGTGAGAATTTTCATCCTTTCAATGCCTTGCAGAAACAACGCTACCTGCAGGGGAAATATGTCTGATCCACATTGTCAATCATCGAGCAGGGCATTTAGCTATGAGGGatacatctgtgtgtgtcaggcAGGTTACACTGGATTCTTCTGTGAGACTGACGTCGACGAATGCGCTTCAGATCCTTGTGGCGTGGGATACGAGTGCGTAGATTTCTTGGATGGGTTTGCTTGTGTAAGCGAGATTTCCACTGGTTCAAAAAGCTCATTTGATGCGGGTCATATCGTTGCCATATGTGTGACGTTGTTGGTCCTGCTGATTGGTGTAATCATTGTGTGGCTGGTATGGAGAAAATGGCATAGGGTATCAACCTTTAAACGAAAAAG cgGTATGTCTGAAAGTGGTGTCATTCTTCAAAACGCTGATGCTGTAAAGCGCGAAGACG TGCCTATGACTCCACTTCCACCTCATTGTACTGGGGAACCTGGTGAACGCCCGGAGCAACCTGATATCGTCGAGTTTGATCAG GACATTAAAGAGACACCGTTGCAGCTCAGTGACAACAATGAA GTTGAAGAGGCTACGTATGAAACACTGGACGAAGTAGAAGTCGAGGGCGCGAAG GAAGCCGTTGGAGGCAAGGCCGCTGAACCAGTTTACAACAGCGACGACGCTTATTTGGACCCACGCGAGCAA CGTGATGATGACTTTCTGATAAATCCTCTCTATGGTGTGGTTACCGACAGCCAATTTTGA